A region from the Vicia villosa cultivar HV-30 ecotype Madison, WI linkage group LG3, Vvil1.0, whole genome shotgun sequence genome encodes:
- the LOC131659816 gene encoding uncharacterized protein LOC131659816, producing MDQLRDDLIQMRTQVTAQMAQFMEVMQNMADRQEELRIRMDTVAQVVADPPQRNPTDIRVNGESVIGGPGVIPPAANQGNPYGPPQPIPEGQATQQIRRAAAIPVLEEDRHEDLFPESELGFPHDAGRLFRGLEERMRAMEGQGLGMDINDLGLVPGVRVPPKFKVPDFEKYKGNTCPKTHVRAYYRKMHVYSEDEGLLMHFFQDSLTGASLEWYMRLERANIRSWRDLVDAFIKQYQYNVDMAPNRTQLQNLFQKANESFKEYAQKWRELAARVQPPMLEREMMDLFTNTLEGQYYSACSASSSFAELVMIGERIESGIKAGRIQNPSAASSSSGAGGKKPYNGFAKKREGETSAAYYGKGKGHVYPQVAAVTIPSTPLQQQPQQQQRHPPRQYQQKSRPPRVFDPIPMTYAQLLAHLLHGDLVQLRTMGPPPAKLPPNYDANAHCEFHSGAAGHDIEHCIGFMHKVQDLLDSKAIEFTPTQGPNVVQNPMPSHGTHAANAIDIVEDTYLVKDVIELGSLLPLLKKELLRMRLYAGCGEFCTDCMVTSSVCDKVKDGIQQLIDSGYLQFEHVRHPNSVKNEINVLSIPYTPTKIPIPARAPPLVITLPGPIPYTSEKAIPWNYGGEVFYQGAKYEIKAPVEKEDVDNVVGIGRMTRSGRIFNPPQNTRDDNAEALAQAKGKRVVEDTADQGQSSNSEDTVAKEMEEFLKIIKKSEYKVVDQLSQTQSKISILQLLLCSETHRNALLRLLGTAFVPPEISVNQLEGVVSNINAGNGLGFTDADLPPEGRKHNRALHISVECKGTMLSRVLVDNGSSLNVLPKSSLMRLDYSGVEIRPSELTVRAFDGSKRSVFGEVDLPVMIGPQLFIITFFVMDIHPAYSCLLGRPWIHAAGAVTSTLHQKLKFATQGKIVTICGEEEHVVSHLASFKYIDVEGEVHETPCQAFEAVQTVKIPYVEKKKWEAPMSSLKEAKAVVESGHPEGWGRVLDLPIKQDKCGIGYQLGQSSSNGSFKEPGTFVPIKFSSAGIVKDHICAADDDMDSDYDIEEWIKPCVPGQKLLNWSSEDTISIALDQKSTSPPDSIDNDLAMPRYDFDNPIYTAEEGDEEDCELPDELARLLKQEEKVIEPHQEPIETVNLGTEEMRKEVKIGAFLNENVKEKLIGMLKEYSDIFAWSYEDMPGLDTDIVVHRLPLKENSPPVKQKLRRTRPDMSKKIQEEVQKQFDAGFLAVTVYPPWVANIVPVPKKDGKVRMCVDYRDLNRASPKDDFPLPHIDVLVDNTAQFSVFSFMDGFSGYNQIKMAPEDMEKTTFITPWGTFCYKVMPFGLKNAGATYQRAMVTLFHDMIHKEIEVYVDDMIAKSHTEEEHLVHLKKLFERLRKFRLRLNPNKCTFGVRSGKLLGFIVSERGIEVDPAKVKAIQEMPEPRTEKQVRGFLGRLNYIARFISHLTATCEPIFKLLRKNQAIKWDDDCQKAFDKVKEYLQEPPILMPPVEGRPLIMYLTVLENSMGCVLGQHDESGRKEHAIYYLSKKFTDCESRYSLLEKTCCALAWAARRLRQYMLTHTTLLISKMDPIKYIFEKPALTGRIARWQMILTEYDIQYTTQKAIKSSVIADYLAHQPVDDYQSMYFEFPDEDIMCVAETSKGQDQEEGPEPGARWTLVFDGASNALGNGIGAVLTSPTGFHIPFTARICFDCTNNVAEYEACIYGIEAAIDLRIKNLAVYGDSALVISQINGDWETRHPNLIPYREHVVKLAQYFDEITFDHIPREENHLADALATLASMFKVKWDNEAPSIVIKRLDEPAFCGVIDNVPDEKPWFYDIKKFLETQEYPEGASLTDRKTLKRLSAKFFIAGGVLYKRNFDSVLLRCVDRHEAAKIMQEVHEGSFGTHASGHTMARKILRAGYYWSTLEHDCFNHVVVCYKCQVYADRVHVPPVPLNVLTSPWPFAMWGIDMIGEIKPTASNGHRFILVAIDYFTKWVEAASYANVSKQVVTRFIKHHIICRYGVPERIITDNGSNLNNKMMKELCENFKITHHNSSPYRPKMNGAVEAANKNIKKIVQKMVVTYKDWHEMLPFALHGYRTSVRTSTGATPFSLVYGMEAILPVEVEIPSLRVLTDVKLSEADWVQTRFDQLNLIDEKRLAAICHGQAYQKKMKRAFDKKIRPRHFQVGDLVLKKILPIHNDPRGKWTPNYEGPYVVKKVFSGGAMILSTMDGEDFPLPVNADAVKKYFA from the exons ATGGATCAGTTAAGGGACGATCTTATCCAGATGAGAACTCAGGTTACTGCTCAAATGGCTCAGTTCATGGAAGTCATGCAAAACATGGCTGATCGCCAAGAAGAACTCAGAATCAGGATGGACACAGTTGCTCAGGTTGTTGCGGACCCTCCACAAAGAAACCCTACTGATATTCGTGTCAATGGTGAATCTGTGATCGGAGGACCTGGTGTAATTCCTCCTGCTGCTAATCAAGGTAATCCTTATGGGCCTCCCCAGCCCATTCCTGAAGGACAAGCCACACAACAAATCAGAAGAGCTGCTGCCATCCCCGTGTTGGAAGAAGATCGACATGAGGATCTATTTCCTGAAAGTGAGTTGGGATTTCCACATGATGCTGGAAGGTTGTTCAGAGgactggaggaaaggatgagggcCATGGAAGGCCAAGGGCTCGGTATGGACATTAATGACTTGGGTTTGGTTCCTGGTGTCCGTGTGCCGCCAAAATTCAAAGTGCCagattttgagaaatacaaggggaatACTTGTCCTAAGACACATGTCCGAGCTTACTATCGCAAAATGCATGTGTACTCTGAGGACGAAGGACTGTTGatgcacttcttccaagatagcctgactggggcatccttggaatggtATATGAGATTGGAGAGAGCCAATATCCGAAGTTGGAGGGACCTAGTTGATGCTTTCATAAAGCAGTATCAGTATAATGTTGACATGGCACCAAATCGCACTCAGTTACAGAATCTATTCCAGAAAGCTAAtgaatccttcaaagaatatgcacaGAAATGGCGCGAATTGGCAGCTAGAGTCCAGCCACCTATGTTGGAAAGAGAAATGATGGATTTGTTCACCAACACTCTGGAGGGCCAATACTACTCCGCCTGCTCTGCATCCTCAAGTTTTGCCGAGTTGGTTATGATTGGTGAACGAATTGAAAGTGGGATTAAGGCTGGTAGAATACAGAATCCGAGTGCTGCTAGTTCCTCTTCTGGGGCAGGAGGGAAGAAACCATATAACGGCTTTGCTAAGAAGAGAGAAGGTGAAACGAGTGCTGCTTACTATGGTAAAGGTAAAGGCCATGTTTATCCACAGGTAGCCGCTGTTACTATACCGAGTACTCCTcttcaacaacaaccacaacaacagcAGAGGCATCCCCCACGTCAGTATCAGCAAAAGTCGAGGCCACCAAGAGTTTTTGATCCCATACCTATGACATATGCACAATTACTCGCTCATCTCTTACATGGGGACTTGGTGCAACTTCGTACCATGGGCCCTCCACCTGCCAAGCTTCCTCCTAACTATGATGCTAATGCCCACTGTGAGTTTCATTCTGGGGCTGCTGGGCATGATATTGAACATTGCATAGGTTTCATGCATAAAGTACAGGATCTGCTCGATTCAAAAGCTATTGAGTTCACCCCTACTCAAGGACCTAATGTTGTACAAAATCCTATGCCTTCCCATGGAACTCATGCCGCAAATGCCATCGATATTGTTGAAGACACTTACTTGGTCAAGGATGTTATCGAATTGGGATCGTTGTTGCCATTATTAAAAAAGGAATTATTGAGGATGAGACTATACGCTGGTTGTGGAGAATTCTGTACTGATTGCATGGTCACCTCCTCAGTTTGTGACAAGGTGAAAGATGGGATTCAACAGTTGATAGATAGTGGGTATCTACAGTTTGAGCATGTGCGACATCCAAACTCAGTCAAGAATGAAATCAATGTGCTATCCATCCCGTATACTCCTACTAAGATCCCGATTCCTGCCAGAGCGCCGCCTTTGGTCATCACGTTGCCTGGTCCCATCCCATATACTAGTGAGAAAGCAATCCCATGGAATTATGGCGGAGAAGTTTTCTACCAAGGGGCCAAGTATGAGATTAAAGCACCggttgagaaagaagatgttgataATGTTGTCGGCATTGGAAGAATGACAAGAAGTGGTCGTATTTTCAATCCTCCCCAGAATACTCGTGATGACAATGCAGAAGCTCTAGCTCAAGCAAAAGGGAAAAGAGTGGTAGAAGACACGGCGGATCAGGGGCAAAGCTCTAACTCTGAAGATACTGTGGCCAAGGAGATGGAAGAGTTCCTCAAGATCATCAAGAAGAGTGAGTATAAAGTGGTTGACCAGCTGAgtcagactcaatctaagatctcGATCTTACAGTTGCTCTTATGCTCCGAGACACATCGAAATGCTTTATTGAGACTCCTAGGCACTGCCTTTGTCCCTCCCGAGATCTCAGTAAATCAGCTTGAAGGGGTTGTGTCTAATATCAATGCTGGAAACGGATTGGGATTCACTGATGCAGATTTGCCTCCTGAAGGTAGAAAACATAATAGAGCTTTGCACATATCTGTGGAGTGCAAGGGGACTATGCTATCTCGTGTTCTTGTTGATAACGGATCTTCTTTGAATGTGTTACCAAAGTCGTCTTTGATGAGGCTAGACTATTCTGGTGTTGAGATAAGGCCAAGTGAACTAACTGTGAGAGCCTTTGATGGCTCAAAGAGGTCGGTGTTTGGGGAGGTTGATTTACCAGTGATGATAGGTCCTCAACTCTTCATTATTACTTTCTTTGTGATGGACATCCACCCGGCCTACAGTTGTCTCCTGGGGCGtccatggatccatgctgctggggccgtgACTTCCACATTGCATCAGAAACTCAAATTCGCCACTCAAGGGAAGATAGTCACAATATGTGGGGAGGAAGAGCATGTGGTAAGCCATCTTGCGTCTTTCAAATATATTGATGTGGAAGGGGAAGTCCACGAAACGCCTTGTCAAGCGTTTGAGGCTGTCCAGACTGTCAAGATCCCttatgttgaaaagaagaagtgGGAGGCCCCTATGTCTTCACTAAAGGAAGCCAAAGCTGTGGTTGAATCTGGTCATCCTGAAGGATGGGGCCGAGTCTTGGATCTACCAATCAAGCAGGATAAGTGTGGGATTGGATATCAGTTGGGGCAGAGTTCTTCTAATGGGTCCTTCAAGGAGCCCGGAACCTTCGTTCCGATCAAGTTCTCTAGTGCTGGCATCGTCAAGGATCATATTTGCGCTGCTGATGATGATATGgatagtgattatgacattgaagaaTGGATCAAGCCGTGTGTCCCGGGACAGAAGCTTCTCAACTGGTCATCCGAAGACACCATCTCAATTGCTCTTGATCAAAA ATCCACTTCTCCTCCGGATTCTATTGACAACGATCTTGCTATGCCTCGTTATGACTTTGACAATCCTATCTACaccgctgaagaaggggatgaagaagattgtgaattgcctgatgagttggccagattgttgaaacaagaagagaaagtgatcgagccacatcaagagcctattgagacggtgaatcttggcaccgaagagatgagaaaggaggttaaaataggggcttttctgaatgagaatgtgaaagaaaagttgattggaatgttgaaagagtattctgatatcttcgcctggtcttacgaagatatgccgggattagatactgatattgtggtgcaCAGGCTACCCCTTAAAGAAAATTCTCCGCCCGTCAAACAGAAACTCAGGAGAACACGTCCtgatatgtccaagaaaatccaagaagaggttcagaagcagtttgatgcaggttttcttgctgtaacagtttatccaccatgggtcgccaacattgtacctgtacctaagaaggatgggaaggtacgaatgtgtgtcgactatcgagatctgaatagggcgagcccgaaggatgatttcccgcttCCCCACATTGATGTATTGGTAGATAATACCGCTCAGTTctcagttttctccttcatggacggtttttctggttacaatcaaataaagatggcgcccgaggacatggaaaagacaacattcattacgccttggggcaccttttgttacaaggtcatgccgtttggattaaagaatgctggggcaacctatcaaagagccatggtgactttgtttcacgacatgattcacaaagagattgaggtctatgtggacgacatgattgcgaAGTCCCATACTGAAGAAGAGCACCTGGTTCATctgaagaaattgtttgaaaggtTAAGAAAATTCAGGTTAAGGTTGAATCCCAATAAATGTACCTTCGGAGTGAGATCAGGAAAGTTGCTTGGTTTCATTGTAAGTGAAAGGGGTATCGAGGTCGATCCCGccaaggtaaaagctatacaagagatgcctgagccgagaactgaGAAACAGGTTCGTGGATTCTTGGGAAGGTTAAATTATATtgcaaggttcatctcacacctTACCGCCACGTGTGAACCTATCTTCAAGTTATTGAGAAAGAACCAGGCAATAAAGTGGGATGACGATTGTCAAAAGGCATTTGACAAGGTTAAAGAGTATTTGCAAGAGCCTCCAATCCTCATGCCTCCAGTGGAAGGtagacctttgattatgtacctaacggtcctcgagaattcaatggggtgtgtgttgggtcagcatgacgagtccggtcgaaaagagcacgcaatttattaccttagcaaaaagtttaccgattgtgaatcaagatactcactactcgagaaaacttgctgtgctttggcatgggctgctcgccgactgagacagtatatgttgactcacaccactttattgatttcaaagatggacccaatcaaatatatatttgagaaaccGGCATTGACAGggaggattgcccgttggcaaatgatcttgacagaatatgacatccaatacactaCTCAGAAGGCCATTAAAAGTAGTGTGATTGCTGATTATCTTGCACATCAACCTGTGGACGATTACCAGTCTATgtactttgagtttcctgatgaagatataatgtgcgTGGCAGAAACTTCCAAAGGTCAAGATCAagaggaaggacctgaaccaggggcgcgatggacgctcgtgttcgatggtgcctctaatgcattgGGTAATGGTATAGGGGCCGTGCTTACTTCTCcaacaggttttcatattccatttacgGCCAGGATTTGTTTTGACTGTACTAATAATGTGGCTGAATACGAGGCTTGCATATATGGTATTGAGGCGGCCATTGATCTGAGGATTAAAAATCTCgcagtttatggagattctgctttggtgattagtcagatcaacggagattgggaaacacgccaccccaacttgattccctatagagaacatgtggtgaaattggctcaatactttgatgagatcaccttcgatcacatccctcgagaggaaaatcacttggctgatgctttggccactttagcatccatgttcaaagtcaaatggGACAATGAAGCGCCGTCAATCGTGATCAAAAGGTTGGACGAACCTGCATTCTGTGGTGTCATTGATAATGTGCCTgatgagaaaccatggttttatgacattaagaAATTTCTGGAAACCCAAGAGTATCCTGAGGGTGCTTCCCTCACAGATAGGAAAACTCTGAAGAGACTATCTGCCAAGTTCTTCATTGCTGGAGGTGTGTTGTACAAAAGGAACTTTGATTCtgtgttgctcagatgcgtggatagacacgaagcagcaaaGATCATGCAAGAGGTACACGAAGGATCCTTTGGTACACATGCAAGTGGGCACACCATGGCTAGAAAAatattgagagcaggttattattggtcgacCTTGGAACATGATTGTTTCAACCATGTGGTGGTAtgttacaaatgtcaagtgtatgcagatagggttcatgtacctccggttcctctgaatgtgttgacatctccttggccatttgctatgtggggcatcgatatgattggggaaattaagcccactgcctctaatggacatcgtttcatcctcgttgctatcgactacttcaccaagtgggttgaagctgcgtcttatgcaaatgtctccaagcaagtagtgactcgcttcatcaagcaccatataatttgtcgttatggggttcctgagagaattatcactgataatgggtccaacctcaataacaagatgatgaaggaattatgcgagaatttcaagattacgcatcataactcctccccgtatcggccaaagatgaatggcgcagttgaggcggccaataaaaacatcaagaagattgtgcaaaagatggtggtcacttataaggattggcatgagatgttgccctttgctttacatggttatcgtacctcggtgcgcacttccacaggggcaactcctttctcgttggtatatggcatggaagcgattcttccggttgaggttgagattccctcATTAAGGGTATTAACAGATGTGAAGCTCAGTGAAGCCGATTGGGTTCAGACCAGATTTGATCaattgaacctcattgatgaaaagaggctAGCGGCCATATGCCATGGGCAagcctatcaaaagaagatgaagagagccttcgacaagaagattcgacctcgacactttcaggttggtgaccttgtgctcaagaagatcctgcctattcacaatgatcctaggggaaagtggactccgaattacgaagggccttatgtcgtaaagaaagtcttctcaggtggcgccatgatcctctcaaccatggatggcgaagacttcccacttcccgtgaatgccgacgcagtcaaaaaatacttcgcataa